The Arenicella chitinivorans genomic sequence GGTTTTAGTCGTTTGATGAGAAAAACGGATGAAGAAGTTGCGACCTGAAACCAGTGATTGTCGAAGCGAACTGCGTTCGAGGTTTCCTCTCACTAAGCTAGTAGTCTACCGTCCCTAAAACGCGTCACAATTCGGTGGAGTCGAGATCGCGTGCCCCGGTTTTTAGCTGCCTCGAATTAATGAGCTTGGGTGTGAGAATTGCTAGGCGATCTACCAGAACGCGACCACGGTTGTTGGACGCGCTAAGCCTCAACAACAAAACTTGCGCAGGTGGTGGTGCTGCCGCCAACATTAAATGTCATCATTGTTTTGGCGTTGTCGATTTGGGTGTCGCCTGCGGTGCCGGTGACTTGTTTATAACAGTCCAGCACCATGCGAATGCCGGTAGCACCGACCGGGTGCCCCAGCCCTATTAAGCCACCGCTGGCGTTGACGGGCAGCACGCCGGTTTTCTCGAAGTAACCGGATTCGATTGCCTGCCAAATCTCGCCATTGGGCCTAAGCCCCATGTGATCCAGAATTAGGTACTCAGTGATATTGAAGCAATCATGCAGCTCAATACCATCGATGTGTTTGATCTGGAGTCCGGCGCGCGTTAGTGCCTGTATCACCGTTTGTTGTACGTGAGGGAAGGGCATGCTCTTGCTTTGGTGTGCGAGTCTTAGTTTTTCCGCAAATCGCATAGGGGCGTTCACGTGTCCCCAACCGGTGATTTTAGGCAATCTCTGTACTGAGATTCGGTGGCTGTTGGCATACGCTTCGGCACCGCGCTGATTAGCTAGAATCAAAGCGGCTGCGCCATCAGTCACCTGCCCACAATCGAGTTTTCGAATGTGGCTATGAATGGTTGGATTAATCGACTCAATCTCGCTGGCATACGCACTTGGCTGAATATCCCAATTCCGGGATTGTGCATTCGGGTTAGACCTCGCGTTAGCGAAATTCTTTTTGCTGATTGCCGCTAGATGTGCTCGCTCAAGTCCGTAACGATCTTGATAAAATTCGATCAGGTCTGAAAACGCAGCTGGCCACATGTAATCGGCATCTTGCCATTCCTCACCAACCCAGCCCGCGCCTTTCAAACGATCTTTCTGGTCTGAATTGCACCGCATGACTTCCAACCCGACCACGCACGCTGTGTCGTAGTTCTCGCTTTTCAGGTCGGCCATCGCCGCTAACAATGCCATCGAACCAGACGCACAGGCAGCCTCATGCCGCGAGGCGGGCAGGTAGGTGAGGGCGGGGTCAACATGGCCGAAAAAGCCACCTAAGTGCGACTGCTCGGTGTAGAGTGCGCTCTCAAAATTCGCCACGTGCCCGACACCAATGTGATCAGGATTGATGTTGGCATTATCGATAGCTTGGCGCGTGACCTCGGCAAACAAGTCAAAGATACTGGCGCCTTCACGTGCAATATTTCTGGAAAGATCGGTCTGGTGACCACCCAAAATATAGATTGGTTCGCTCTTCATCTGCTTCGTGTCTCAGTCGCTTTAGCCGCTCTGACCGCAGGCCCGTCAGCCCAAGTCGCATGGGTGCCGCTGCAAATTCGATGTGGTAAGAAAATCTCGCAGACTGGGC encodes the following:
- a CDS encoding acetyl-CoA acetyltransferase — translated: MKSEPIYILGGHQTDLSRNIAREGASIFDLFAEVTRQAIDNANINPDHIGVGHVANFESALYTEQSHLGGFFGHVDPALTYLPASRHEAACASGSMALLAAMADLKSENYDTACVVGLEVMRCNSDQKDRLKGAGWVGEEWQDADYMWPAAFSDLIEFYQDRYGLERAHLAAISKKNFANARSNPNAQSRNWDIQPSAYASEIESINPTIHSHIRKLDCGQVTDGAAALILANQRGAEAYANSHRISVQRLPKITGWGHVNAPMRFAEKLRLAHQSKSMPFPHVQQTVIQALTRAGLQIKHIDGIELHDCFNITEYLILDHMGLRPNGEIWQAIESGYFEKTGVLPVNASGGLIGLGHPVGATGIRMVLDCYKQVTGTAGDTQIDNAKTMMTFNVGGSTTTCASFVVEA